Proteins from a single region of Cydia strobilella chromosome 2, ilCydStro3.1, whole genome shotgun sequence:
- the LOC134754401 gene encoding ADP-ribosylation factor-like protein 6-interacting protein 4, with amino-acid sequence MGKEKSKKRRRSSSSSSSSSSDSSQKKKKLRMLKKKLKKEQKKTEKILKKKLKEEKRKMKKKHRSKSRSRETSTSKQDAAADIPIELMEKSKAMAPMTKEEWEQKQSVVRRVLDEDSGRYRLIKGDGEVLEEIVSRDRHRQINRQATQADGAYFQANTVDRNIYP; translated from the exons ATGGGTAAAGAGAAGTCAAAAAAACGTCGACGATCCTCGTCTAGTTCTAGTTCGAGCAGTTCGGATTCTTcacaaaagaaaaagaaacttCGCATGTTAAAGAAAAAATTGAAGAAAGAGCAAAAGAAGACAGAGAAAATTCTCAAAAAGAAGTTAAAGGaggaaaagagaaaaatgaaGAAGAAACATCGCAGCAAGAGCCGGAGCCGCGAAACGTCGACCAGTAAGCAAGATGCGGCCGCTGATATACCCATAG AGTTAATGGAGAAGTCCAAAGCAATGGCACCAATGACAAAAGAGGAATGGGAACAAAAGCAAAGTGTTGTGCGCCGGGTGCTGGACGAGGACTCTGGCCGATACAG GTTAATAAAAGGTGATGGTGAGGTGTTAGAGGAGATTGTGTCCCGAGACCGCCACCGGCAGATCAACCGGCAGGCCACACAGGCAGATGGTGCTTACTTCCAAGCGAACACCGTTGACAGGAACATTTACCCATAG
- the LOC134753328 gene encoding uncharacterized protein LOC134753328 has protein sequence MLAGGGDSVAVSEAPSSDSEGSDCEGGPEAEQDAALTEEWARELLLAAGVNHANEVHVESRSGVAGALSRVLAVTICYEGGGERRSLPLVVKLPPRDPFGRLFVAEAQFDTREILFYTELAPALNKLAEEALGPGMGLPIPKCMKARLPDEIGGDSELVLEDVTSAGYEAAQFAEGLSVRRARAALHAAARLHALALALREREGPLDTLFDFLFPCERAAAGYLRLVRRGLPQLEAFLRARTDCAEEAAAVSALSERAPSLLGTLLRPAEPAPLAHADFWSGNLLFRERDGECECIALDWQMVSLGRPMDDVALLLLSSLTPELRREVGSELVEEYGERLEAECRRLGAGGSGLVVRRALAADWPRAALRALLLCAGSVDVALGEPRAERRLLEAVRDLHAQGVLALKPDTEH, from the exons ATGTTGGCGGGGGGCGGGGACAGCGTGGCGGTGTCGGAGGCGCCGAGCAGCGACAGTGAGGGCTCGGACTGTGAGGGGGGCCCGGAGGCCGAGCAGGACGCCGCGCTCACCGAGGAGTGGGCACGCGAGCTGCTCCTCGCTGCTGGGGTCAACCATGCCAACGAG GTTCATGTGGAGTCCCGCTCGGGCGTCGCCGGGGCGCTGTCCCGCGTGCTGGCCGTCACCATCTGCTACGAGGGCGGTGGCGAGCGGCGCTCTCTCCCACTGGTGGTCAAGCTGCCTCCGCGCGACCCCTTCGGCCGCCTCTTTGTGGCCGAAGCACAGTTTGACACCCGCGAGATACTCTTCTACACTGAACTCGCGCCGGCGCTGAATAAGCTGGCTGAAGAAGCGCTAGGACCCGGCATGGGCTTGCCGATACCTAAATGTATGAAGGCTAGATTACCAG ATGAAATTGGCGGCGACAGCGAGCTGGTGCTGGAGGACGTTACGTCGGCGGGCTACGAGGCTGCGCAGTTTGCAGAGGGGTTGAGCGTCAGGCGAGCGCGCGCAGCACTGCACGCCGCCGCGCGTTTGCACGCGCTGGCGCTTGCATTGCGTGAGCGCGAGGGCCCGCTCGATACCCTTTTCGACTTCCTGTTCCCTTGCGAACGCGCCGCAGCCGGCTACCTGCGCCTCGTGCGCCGCGGCCTACCGCAGCTCGAGGCATTCCTCCGCGCGCGAACCGACTGTGCCGAGGAGGCCGCCGCCGTCTCCGCCCTAAGCGAGCGAGCGCCTTCCCTGCTCGGCACGCTCCTTCGGCCCGCCGAACCTGCGCCCCTCGCCCACGCGGACTTCTGGAGCGGCAATCTCCTGTTCAGGGAGCGGGACGGCGAATGCGAGTGTATTGCCCTCGACTGGCAGATGGTGTCGCTAGGGCGACCGATGGACGACGTAGCGCTTCTGCTGCTTTCGTCCTTGACGCCGGAGCTGCGTCGCGAAGTGGGGTCGGAGCTGGTAGAGGAGTACGGCGAACGGCTGGAGGCAGAGTGCAGACGGCTGGGCGCGGGCGGGTCGGGTCTGGTGGTGAGGCGCGCGCTGGCGGCGGACTGGCCGCGCGCGGCGCTGCGTGCGCTGCTGCTATGCGCCGGCAGTGTAGACGTGGCGCTTGGCGAACCACGCGCCGAGCGCCGCCTGCTCGAGGCCGTGCGCGACCTGCACGCGCAAGGCGTACTGGCGCTGAAGCCTGACACCGAACATTGA
- the LOC134754302 gene encoding derlin-1-like, with product MTEFKDWYYGIPLFTRYWLSLTVGLSILAKFNLIDFNYFILDIGAFINRFHLWRPATALFYYPITQSTGFHFLVNCYFLYSYSERLETGIFAGKPADYFTMLIFNWLVCIGIGVLIGLSYVMDPMVISVLYVWCQLNKDVTVSFWFGTQFRAMLLPWVLLAFNVIVNGGGVEEFLGILVGHLAFFLNFKYPQEFGGPALLTPPAILKKYFPDFRRPNNFGPAPETRTPVPEGHQWGRGQVLGGL from the exons atgACGGAATTTAAAGACTGGTATTATGGAATACCCCTCTTCACCCGTTACTGGTTATCTTTAACTGTTGGACTCAGTATATTAGCCAAATTTAATCTTATTGacttcaattattttattttggatatTGGTGCCTTCATCAACAGATTCCAT TTATGGCGGCCAGCAACAGCACTATTCTACTATCCCATCACCCAATCAACCGGGTTCCACTTCCTCGTGAACTGTTACTTCCTGTACAGTTATTCCGAGCGTCTGGAGACCGGGATCTTCGCTGGCAAGCCGGCTGACTACTTTACTATGCTGATCTTTAATTGGCTTGTCTGCATTGGCATTGGAGTTCTGATTGGATTAAGT TACGTAATGGATCCGATGGTGATCTCGGTGCTGTACGTGTGGTGCCAGCTGAACAAGGACGTGACCGTGTCCTTCTGGTTCGGGACGCAGTTTCGCGCCATGCTGTTGCCGTGGGTGCTGCTCGCGTTCAACGTCATTGTCAATGGAGG TGGCGTTGAAGAGTTCCTGGGCATCCTGGTGGGTCACCTGGCCTTCTTCCTGAACTTCAAGTACCCGCAGGAGTTCGGCGGACCCGCCTTACTGACACCACCTGCTATCCT aaagAAATATTTCCCTGACTTCCGTCGTCCAAACAACTTCGGCCCTGCACCGGAAACGAGAACCCCCGTCCCTGAAGGACACCAGTGGGGCCGCGGACAAGTTCTAGGAGGCCTCTGA